In Clupea harengus chromosome 13, Ch_v2.0.2, whole genome shotgun sequence, one DNA window encodes the following:
- the ccnj gene encoding cyclin-J, whose protein sequence is MELEGQWWKGQLAGDIHQALRLKELKLPLYKVQSPQLNLRRYFADLIAVVSNRFKLCPNARHLAVYLLDLFMDRYDISVQQLHIVALSCLLLASKFEEREDRVPKLQTLNSLGCMSSMSLVLTRPGLLHMELLLLEAFQWNLYLPTAAHFIEYYLSISVHEGDLHDGWPMVCLEKTVLYMSKYADYFLEVSLQDHVFLSFAPSLVAAGCVAASRIILRLSPTWPSRLQHLTLYPWEHLLPCVERLLLAHDGDLKEANKQKCQHPMSQMVFQSQPQSAAPHQYLQRPTLQYTQQNLAQTHGPSPYLTHTTTLQPSTTLGQGQAQTISASLDPKGNLPTRGYQLNALYTCATPQFDR, encoded by the exons ATGGAGCTTGAGGGCCAGTGGTGGAAAGGACAGCTTGCAGGAGATATACACCAGGCTCTTCGCCTCAAG gaGCTCAAGCTGCCACTCTACAAAGTCCAGTCTCCACAGCTCAACCTGAGGCGGTACTTTGCAGACCTCATAGCAGTAGTGAGCAATCGTTTCAAGCTATGCCCAAACGCCAGACACCTTGCAGTTTATCTGTTGGATCTCTTCATGGACCGCTATGACATCTCTGTCCAGCAGCTTCATATAGTCGCCCTCTCCTGTTTGCTCTTGGCTA gCAAAtttgaggagagagaagaccGAGTGCCCAAGCTGCAGACATTGAACAGCCTCGGTTGCATGAGCTCCATGAGCCTGGTTCTGACCCGACCGGGGCTGTTACACATGGAGCTGCTGCTCCTGGAGGCCTTCCAGTGGAACCTGTACCTTCCCACGGCGGCCCACTTCATTGAGTACTACTTGTCAATATCGGTCCACGAGGGGGACTTGCATGATGGCTGGCCCATGGTCTGCCTGGAGAAGACGGTCCTTTACATGAGCAAGTACGCAGACTACTTCCTGGAGGTTTCATTACAGG ACCATGTCTTCCTGAGCTTTGCGCCATCTTTGGTGGCGGCTGGTTGCGTGGCGGCCTCTCGCATCATCCTGCGCCTGTCCCCTACCTGGCCCAGCCGTCTCCAGCACCTCACTCTCTACCCCTGGGAACACTTGCTGCCCTGTGTGGAGAGGTTACTTCT TGCCCACGACGGTGACCTGAAAGAAGCCAACAAGCAGAAGTGCCAGCACCCGATGTCTCAGATGGTGTTCCAGTCCCAGCCCCAGAGCGCTGCTCCACACCAGTACCTCCAGAGACCCACGCTACAGTACACCCAGCAGAACCTGGCCCAGACCCACGGCCCGTCCCCCTACCTGACCCATACCACCACGCTGCAGCCCAGCACCACCCTGGGACAGGGGCAGGCCCAAACCATATCGGCCTCACTGGATCCAAAGGGGAACCTGCCCACCCGGGGCTATCAGTTGAACGCACTCTACACCTGTGCCACCCCCCAGTTTGACAGGTGA
- the LOC105893415 gene encoding protein CC2D2B-like yields MAVPLTFQLSDDFTWIALFSADSQPKSAEESPAIQYRIPQSELVEVLQRRMENKLKQSVMEWRCPHLTRWNRRYPTILSEILPKFEMQQDLSSVEEELHRLSVNMRDFKVTGMPIHMAFTDMDAVIERVRSAQIHSTEIPDTEFALCVYIHPYHNDILSVWVFLASLATRQKGTYYQPPSYGE; encoded by the exons ATGGCAGTGCCGCTGACGTTTCAGCTGTCAGATGATTTTACATGGATTGCTTTGTTCTCAGCAGACTCCCAGCCAAAGTCAGCAGAAGAG TCCCCTGCAATCCAGTATCGCATTCCTCAGTCAGAGCTGGTTGAAGTCTTACAAAGAAG GATGGAGAATAAGCTAAAGCAGAGTGTGATGGAATGGCGCTGTCCCCACCTGACGCGGTGGAACAGGCGCTACCCTACTATCCTCAGTGAAATCCTGCCCAAGTTCGAGATGCAGCAAGACCTCTCCTCCGTGGAGGAGGAGCTTCACAGACTGTCCGTCAACATGAGGGACTTCAAG GTGACTGGCATGCCCATTCATATGGCTTTCACCGATATGGATGCTGTGATCGAACGAGTCCGGAGCGCCCAGATTCACAGCACAGAGATCCCCGACACGGAGTTTGCGCTCTGTGTCTACATCCATCCCTACCATAATGACATCTTGTCTGTCTGGGTCTTCCTAGCATCACTGGCGACACGTCAGAAGGGAACATACTACCAGCCCCCAAGTTACGGTGAATAG